Within Bdellovibrionales bacterium, the genomic segment CCTGTTAACCTCTCCATGAGCAAGGTCATCGGAATCTCAAGAAACACCGCCCTATCAATAAACAAATTATGATTCCTCAGCATCGCTTCAAGCGACTCTGCTTGATCCACTGTTCGCGGAAAGCCATCCAAAACAAAACTCTTCCCATGAAGGCGAATGAACTCCTCTTCAACCATCCCAACCACGATCGTATCAGGAACCAGTTTTCCCTGATCCATGTACTTCTTTGCTTCCATGCCAAGGCTACTTTTTGCCTTGATCGCGAGCCTAAACAAATCGCCCGTCGATATGTGATGCATTCCGTGCTGACTCGTCAAAAGCGCTGACTGGGTTCCCTTCCCAGCCCCCGGGGCCCCGAAGAGAAGAATGTTCAATATTGCACCCTCCGACTCCGTATCTTAACGCCCTTCATAATTCCTTCATATTTAGCGGTTAACAAATGAGATTGAATCTGCTGACTCGTATCTATCGCCACACCAACTAAGATAAGCAAACTCGTTCCACCAAAAAAGAATGGAAGACTGACTTTACTGGCCAAAATCGTTGGCATAATGCAAACCAGGCTCAAATAGGCAGAGCCACTCACTGTCAATCTATCTAAAACCTTCTTGATGTAGTCAGCTGTGCTCTTTCCTGCTCGAATACCGGGAACGAAACCACCGTATTTTTTTAAATTGTCAGCCACTTCGGTCGGATTAAACACAATCTCAGTGTAGAAAAAACAGAAGAACACGATCAGACCCACGAAAACAACATTGTAGATAGCGCCCGAAGGAGTGAGGCTTTGCTGGATATTTTGCATCCAGGGCTTGTCCACAAACTGCGCCACTGTGGCTGGAAACATCAACAAACTTGATGCAAAAATCGGAGGTATCACTCCCGAAAAATTGACCTTCAGAGGAAGATGACTCGCTTGCTGCTGCATGGCCTGTCTTCCTCCACCCCGTTGAGAATACTGGATTGGTATCCTTCTTTGTCCCACTTCCATAAACACAATAGCTGCAATAACGGCAATCATCCCAACCAGTAGAGCCAGAACGACAACACCACTCATATCCCCATTGGAAACCATTTCCCACAATTTAACTGTCCCATTGGGAACACCCGCTGCAATTCCAGAAAAAATAATTAAACTGGCACCATTGCCAATGCCCTTTTCAGTGATCTGCTCTCCCAACCACATGATAAAACAGGTACCGGCCGTCAAAGTCACGATTGTCACAAGCTTAAAAGAAAGAAACCCCAATCCAAATAGCGGAGTCATCACAAGAGGTGCGCCCCCGGGGCTATTCGAATTGCTTAGCCAAGAAGCCATGGCGTACCCCTGTACGATGGCCAGCGCTATCGTCCCATATCTCGTGTACTGATTCAATTTCTTGCGTCCGTGTTCTCCTTCCTTCTTTAGAGACTCCAAAAAAGGAACAGCTGTCTGCAGCAGCTGGAAAATAATAGACGCCGAGATATAAGGCATGATGCCCAGAGCAAATATACTGAACTTCTCCAAAGCACCACCGGTAAATGTGTTGAAGAGTCCAAAAATACCCCCGCTTTTTGATTGAAAGAACGCCAGCACGGCAGCTCCGTCAACTCCTGGAGTTGGAACCGACACACCCAATCGGTAAACCGCCAGCATGCCAAGAGTAAATAGTATACGCTTCCGGAGTTCTGCCGGAATCGCCAAGTTCTGTGGTGTCGACACTAGATGACCTCGATTTTTCCACCTGCTGATTCAATAGCAGCTTTAGCTTTTTCACTTACCTTATGCGCCTTAATAGTCAAAGGCTTCTTCAAATCGCCCCGCGCCAAAATCTTAACCAAGCCCTTGCCCACTAGGCCAGCTAATTTTAGCGTTTCTGGCGTCACATCACCATCGAAACGATTCAACTGCTCCAAATTTACGACTTGGTAAACTGTCTTGAAGGTCGCGTTCGTAAACCCGAATTTGGGTAAACGCCGAGCCATTGGAGACTGACCTCCCTCAAATCCGCGTCGCACTGTTCCGCCAGTGCGAGCCTTTTGCCCTTTATGACCCTTCGTTGCCGTACCACCTTTTCCCGAACCTCTACCACGGCCAATCCTCTTGCTATTGTGAGTTGATCCGCGCTTTGGTCTTAATGAGCCAAGAATTCCCATTCTATTTCTCCACTTTCACATCTAGGAGATGCTGAACCTTAAATATCTGACCCCTATTCGCATCGTTATCAGGAACAACCACTTCCTGGTTGATTTTCCTGAGCCCAAGACAGCGAACAGTATCCCTCTGATCTCTCGGAGTCCCAATTAAACTTCTCTTCAATTTCACACGAAAGGCCTTAGCCATTTTAATGTCCTTTTCTCAAATTCCCTAATTCCAGCACTATCAAATTCCTGGCGAACTTATTGCTGCCGTTGGTTCAACAGCTGCAGCAGACCATCGAGCGTCGCCCTGACCGCATTATGAGCATTTCTTGTTCCAATGCACTTTGTCAAAATATCCTTGATACCCACAGACTCCAAAACAGCCCTAACCGGCCCACCAGCGATAACCCCAGTACCTGGCGCGGCTGGGATCATGATGACCTTCGCAGCTCCAAAAGTCCCAATAACCTCATGGGGAATCGTTCGTCCGTCCTTCAAATTCACCTGCTTTAAAGCCTTTTTCGCTGTGCGACTGGCTTTTCCAATTGCCTCTGGAACTTCCCCGGCTTTGCCAGTACCAAATCCAACTTCACCATGACCATTTCCAGTCACAACGAGAGCTGAAAACGAAAAGCGCCGCCCACCCTTGACCACCTTGGCCACACGATTAATCGCGACAACTCTCTCTTGAAGCTCTCCGCCTTGATTTTCCACTCAAAATCTCCTTAAAAGTTAAGCCCAGCTTCACGTGCCGCTTCGGCCAATGCCTGTATCCGTCCGTGGTAAAGATAACCGCTTCGGTCAAAAACCACGTCCTTAATATTTTTAGCCAAGGCCTGCTTAGCAATTTCAGCACCAACTGCCTTTGCAGCATCCTTATTTGTTTTGGCTTCCTTCGTTTTCTTCTCCAAAGCCACCTTGAGCGTTGATGCCGAAACAATCACAGCTCCAGTCGCATCGTCTATCAACTGCGCATAAATATTACGCGTGCTCTTAAACACAGCAAACCGAGGCCTTTGAGCTGTTCCGATAATCTTCTTACGAATGCGCGCCCTCAACTTTATGCGCTTCACAACTTTTTCCGCAGTTTTTTTCCGAAATTTAATACGAATCACGGCCGTCCATCCTTACTTTATTTTTTACCAGCTGACTTACCAGCCTTACGACGAATTTGCTCATCTGCATACTTAACACCCTTACCAAGGTAAGGCTCCGGCGGTCGAAAACTGCGTATCTTTGCAGCCACTTGCCCAACCTTGCCTCGGTCCGGACCACTCACCATCAATGTCGTATTCTTCTCGACCTTGATGTCAATTCCATCGGGAATTGGATACTTTATTGGGTGACTATATCCCAAGTTGAGCTCCAACAACTTTCCGCTAACTGCCGCACGATAGCCGACTCCATTTAAAGTCAACTCTCGGCTCCAGCCCTTTGAAACGCCTGTCACGGCATTCTGAACCAATGCACGATAAAGACCGTGGAAGGCTCGACTACGAGGTTCATCATTCACTCGATTAAAAATCACCTGATTGCCATCGACCTTTGCAGATATGATATTTCTCATCGGCACAGTCAGGCTACTCTTAGCACCCTTTACGACGACCTCGTTCTTAGAAGTGACACTTACCTGAACACCACTCTCGAAATAAACTGGAGACCTACCTATACGTGACATAACTACACCCTATTACCAAATCTGGCACAATAATTCGCCACCAATATTCATCTTAACGGCATCATCGCCGCTCACGATTCCCCTATTCGTACTCAACAGTACCAAACCAAATCCAGATCGCACCTTCGGGATTTCATCCGAGCGCACATAAAATCGGCGCCCTGGACGACTCACTCGAGAAATGCTTCCCATCGCGTGTTTGCCATTCGGCAGATACTTCAAATAGACCCGCATAACTCCCTGACGACCATCCTTAGCTACTTTAAAGCTTCGAATATACCCGTTCTCCTGAAGTACCTGAGCAAGCCCCACACGCATATTAGAGCTTGGCACGTCCACCTTTTCATGTGCTGCCGAACCTGCATTTCGAATTCGTGTTAGAAAATCACCGATCGTGTCCATTCAATTCATCTCCTCAACAAGTTATCTCTTCCTAAAAGGCATCCCCAAGCTTTCCAATAAGGCTCTTCCCTCAGTATCATTATTTGCAGAAGTACAAATAGTGATATTCATTCCTCGAATCTTATCCACCTTATCGTAATCTATCTCGGGAAATACGATCTGCTCTTTCAATCCCATGTTATAGTTCCCTCGACCATCGAAACCACGAGGAGAAAGTCCCCGAAAATCTCTTACCTTGGGAATCGAAACATGTACCAAACGCTCCAAAAATGCCCACATTCTCTCTCGACGCAAAGTCACCCGCACACCGAGAGGAATATTCTCGCGCAGTTTAAAGTTCGCTATCGACTTCTTTGACTTCGTAATCACAGCTCTCTGACCAGCAATGTTTGTCATGTCCTCAACTAGAGCATCGAGAATCTTTGGATTCTTAACTGCATCGCCCGTGGTAACGTTCAATACAATTTTGCTCAACCGCGGTACTTGCATGACATTCTTCTTTCCCAACTGCTTCTGAAGCGCGGGACTGATATCTACCTTATAAGTTTCTTCTAGCGACTTCACAGCCACACTCCTCTTCGTTAATCAAAGTACTTCTGGGGCCAGTGATACTATCTTCAAAAACTGCTTAGCACGAAGCTCCCGGGCAACAGGACCAAATATACGTGTCCCAACCGGCTCCTTCTGGGCATTAATCAACACAGCTGAATTCTCATCAAACCGGATATAACTGCCATCAGCCCGACGAATCTTGTGTATTGTCCGCACTATGACCGCCTTAGCAACATCACCCTTCTTCACTTTGGAGTTTGGAAGAGCCTCTTTAACCGACACAACCACGATATCGCCCACCGATGCGTAACGCCGCTTCGATCCGCCCAGCACCTTTATGCACTGCACTTCACGCGCGCCAGAATTATCCGCAACTCTGAGCCTTGACTGCATTTGTATCATACAGTCACCGCCAATTGGTTTCGATTTCGTTCGACAATATCGACCAACTTCCAACGCTTCGTTCTGCTGATCGGGCGCGACTCAACGATCCGAACAATATCGCCCAACTTAGCTTCATTCTTCTCGTCATGAGCCTTAAATACAGAGGTTCTCCGAATAAACTTCCCGTACTTCTCGTGTCGAACTGTCCGGCTCGTCTCCACTGAAATTGTCTTGTGCATTTTATCGCTGACGACCTTACCGATAACTTCACTTTTTCGGCGTCGCGTATCCACCTGTGTTTCAACTCCACTCATCGTCATCACCTCACTGAGCCAACTTGATATTTAATGCCGTCCGAACTCGAGCGATATCTCGGCGCAGAATGCGTATAGACACCGGACTAGCAACCTGGCCCAAGGAATGCTTCATCTTAAGACTAAAATGCTCATCACGCATCTGCCCCAACCGCTTTCGCAACTCTTCCACTGTCAAATCACGTATGTCAGCAAATTTCACAAAACTACTCCCGAGCTAAAAAGCGTGTTTTAAAAGGCAACTTATGTGCGGCCAATCTAAATGCCTCAGCTGCCTGCTCACGCGTCACACCGTTAATCTCAAACAACAAACGCCCTGGCTTTATCACCGCGACCCAATACTCCGGATTGCCCTTTCCAGATCCCATCCGAGTCTCAGCCGCCTTCTTCGTTACGGGCCTATCAGGATAAACCCTCAGCCACATGTTTCCGCCCCGCTTAACGGAACGACTGATTGCTATGCGACTCGCTTCGAGCTGTCGAGCACTCAACCGCCCCGACTCCGTTGCCATCAAGCCAAAGTCTCCAAAAGCGATATCATTCCCACGAGTTGCAAATCCCTTATAGCGCCCCCGAAACTGCTTTCTCCATTTAACTCTCTTAGGACTTAACACGACCAGCCTCCTCAATCTCTCGGGCCGACAGAACATCTCCTCGATAGATCCATACTTTAACGCCGATCAAGCCGTAACCCGTCAGAGCTTCTGCCGTCCCATAGTCAATGTCGGCGCGAAGTGTATGCAACGGAACGCTCTTCTCGTTGTACCATTCCGTACGAGCGATCTCAGCCCCGTCCAATCGGCCCGCCACCATGATCTTAATTCCTCGAACACCACTCCGAACCGAAGCTGCAAGTGCCTTCTTTAGAGCACGGCGCCACGATATGCGCTTTTCCAACTGCAAAGCAATATTTTCTGCTACCAACTGAGCATCAAGATCCGGCTTACGAACTTCCTGAATATTCAAAAAAACTTCATTTGGCGTAAGTCGCTGAATGTCTGCCTTCAGCGAATCAATTCCGGTTCCCTTTTTCCAATCACCACACCAGGTCGCGCAGTCATGATAATTATCTTAATTTTATTAGCTGCCCGCTCCATTTCAATCTTCGACACGCCTGCGTGTTTCAACTTATCTTTGATGTATTTACGCAGCTTAAAATCCTCATGGAGATTAACTGTGTACTGAGGCCCCTTCGCAAACCAACGCGAGTCCCAAGTTCTGATAACACCAACCCTTAAACCGATCGGATTAACCTTCTGTCCCACCGAATCCGCCTTCCTTAATTACTTCTCACCCAAAATCAGGTTTATATGACTTAACTTCTTCTTTACCTGAAAGGCACGCCCTTGAGCCCGAGGACGAAACCTCTTCATCGAAGGCCCTTCATCAACATAAACTGTCTTCACATAGAGATTATCGACATCAATAACCTCTTTATTCTCAGCATTAGCTACAGCTGACTCAATTAATTTCTTCATCAGACCAGCCGTCTTCTTTTTCATAAACACAAGAATCCGAACAGCTTCATTCAAATCTTTCCCGCGAATCTCATCCGCTACAAGTCGAGCCTTCTGAGCCCCTACTCGAGCAAATCGCAAACTTGCCTTCACTTCCATGATAATCCTCTACTTACTTTTTCACCGGAGCCTGAGCTTTTTTCTCAGAATGTCCGTGGAATGTTCTAGTTGCGGAAAACTCCCCTAGCTTATGTCCGATCATATTTTCGTTCACATAAACTGGAACAAATTTCTTCCCATTATGTACAGCAAAAGTAAGACCCACGGCCTCAGGAAGAATTGTCGAACGCCGCGACCACGTTTTTATGACTCTCTTATCACCACTACCTACCGCCTTTTCAATCTTCTTAATCAGGTGGTAATCAATAAACGGACCTTTTTTAACTGACCTTGCCACAATCTGCTCCTCAATTACTTCTGATACCGACGTTTAACAATCATCGCGCTAGTCCTCTTATTATTTCGAGTCCTATACCCTTTGCATGGCTGGCCCCAAGGTGTAACAGGATGATGACCCTTACCCACACCTTCACCTCCGCCGAGAGGATGATCCACAGGATTCATGGCCATTCCTCGAACTCCCGGCCGCTTTCCTAGCCAGCGGTTTCTGCCGGCCTTTCCAATTTTCAAATTTTCATTGTCCGTGTTTCCGACCTGGCCAACCGTTGCCTTGCACTCAGCCAGGACCTTACGTACCTCACCAGAAGGCAATCTAATCTGACAATATTTCCCCAACTTAGCAACCAATGTCGCTTCAGCACCGGCACCGCGTGCCATCTGCCCACCCTTACCAGGTCTCATTTCGACATTATGAATAATTGTTCCAACGGGTATTTTGCTGAGAGGCAAGGCATTACCCGGCTTGATATCTGCATCCGAGGAGGAAACAACAAGACTTCCAACAGTCAGTCCCACTGGCGCCAAAATATAGGACTTTGTACCATCCTGATAAACGATTAGTGCTATTCGACAAGTGCGGTTCGGATCATATTCGATCGCCGCCACCGTTGCCGGGATATTCTCCTTTGCACGCTTAAAATCAATAACACGATATCGCCGTTTATGGCCGCCACCCTTGTGACGCATCGTAATCATTCCCGTGTTATTCCTTGCAGCCTTTCGATTTAAAGGCTCGAGAAGTGACTTTTCTGGATATGATTTCGTTATTTCATTAAAATCGAAACCAGAACTATTTCTACGCCCAGGACTACGAGGCCTAAAAATTTTCATTCCCATCTCTATGCTCCCTCAAACAATGTGATTTTCTGGCCTGGAGAAAGCTTGACCAAGGCCTTTTTCCAATACTGAACCCGTCCCTGTCCAAGCTTAGTGCGCCGGGCTCGACCCCTGCATACCGCCGTTCTAACGGAATCAACTTTCACTCTAAAGGCCTTCTCCACCGCTTGGCGAATCTGAGCTTTTGTGGAGACTTTATCCACCTCAAAAACGTAAACACCAGTCTCATTCAAACGGCTATTTTTCTCCGTTACAATTGGTCTCTTAATCAAATGATACATAGTTAGCTCTCCAAGCCACAGCGAGCAGCGATTTTAGATACCGCATCCTGAGTAATAATGGCGTAATCATGCTTGAGAAGGTCAAATACATTAAGCCCCTCTGGCCCATAATAGAGAGCCTTCGGAAGATTACGTGCAGCTCGAGAGAAAGCTTCGTCCTTATGCCCAGAGATTAACACGAGCTTTTCGACCCCAAACTCTTTGAGCCGCTTTGCCAGTTCATTTGTTTTTCCTGCGGCTGAAGTCATATCCTCAACTACAGTCAAACGGCCCTCTTTCAGCAAAAACGAAAGTGCCGAACGAAGTCCAATCTGCTTCACTTTCTTTGGCAAAGTATAAGAGTAGTCACGTGGAGTTGGACCAAAAAGGATCCCCCCACCTGGCATCAAAGGAGAGCGGCTCGAACCCTGCCGGGCATTCCCGGTACCCTTTTGCTTAAAAGGCTTCTTACCACCGCCACTCACCTCGCTACGAGTCTTGGCCTTATGAGTCCCTTGACGGCGACTTGCCAACTGCCACTTCACGACCTCGTGCAAGATATCCTTCCGAATCGGCGCTTCAAACACAGATGGAGCAAGCTCCACAGTTCCGACCTTTTTCCTATTCCAGTTCACTACTTCTACTGTTGCCATATTTAAACTTTCACCAACTTAACAATTGAATTGCGAGCCCCCGGCACAGCACCCTTAACCATAAGGACACCCTTCTCAGGAATTACTTCAACAACCTTCATATTCATCGTTGTTGCCGTTTCGTTACCAAAATGCCCGGCCATTCGTTTTCCGGGCATAACACGAGCTGGCTCTTTGTTATTTCCTATCGATCCCGGTCTACGGTGAGTCGTCGATCCGTGCGAAGCTGGGCCACCGGCGAAATGCCAGCGCTTGACAACACCGGCAAAACCACGCCCCTTAGAAAGACCTGTCACCTTTATAATATCTCCAGTCACCAAACTAGAAATATCAACCTTTTGACCAACTTCGACCCCCTCAGGGAGAGCCTGACGCACCTCTCGAACATACTGAGCGCCATTCTCAAATCCGCTTTTGCTTAAATGTCCGGCTTGCGCCTTAGTGCGTCTAGAAACACGCTTAGGAGTACAGGCTATTTGGATAGCCTCGTAGCCATCTTTTTCTTTCGTCTTTAACTGGGACACTACCCAGGGACGATACTCAAGAACTGTAACTGGCACCGCTTGTCCCTCATGAAACAATGTCGACATCCCAAGTTTAAAGGCATAAAGGCCACCGAGTTTCACGGTTTTTCCTTTTTCCTGTTCATTTGTTTTTTCGCCTTCGTCGCTCATCATTTAACTCCGTTTTACGTTTACTCAGCTGAGAGCTTGATCTCTACATCAACACCGGCAGACAAATCTAATTTCATCAATTGATCAATTGTCTGCTGCGTAGGTTCAAGAATATCAAGCAGACGTTTGTGTGTTCGAATTTCAAATTGCTCGCGAGATTTTTTGTCAACGTGAGGCGAGCGCAAAACGGTGTAACGATTTATCCCCGTTGGCAGAGGAATCGGGCCGGCAACGCGTGCACCCGTTCTGCGTGCCGTGTCGACAATCTCTCGAGTGGATTGATCTAACAGCTTGTGATCGAAGGCTCTCAATCGAATACGAATTTTTTGACTCTGCATAACTCTCTCGCTTGGCTGAAGACTCAACAAACTAATGTTTGAAAAGACAAAAAAACCACGTACCCAGAAGTCATCCTTTTTCCAGTATCGCTTCGAACCTAATTGATTTCAGCGACTTAGAACAGTAAGACCCAAGAAATACGGGGCTGCAAGTCGGCGAGTATGCATTCTGCTCGGAGTCCTTGTCAAAGAAAATAAAGAGAAATGTTCAATGTGTTCTGGCAAGGGTGCTCTCTTACAGAATGGGGACAGTTATTATTTGCCTAATCCCTGAAGAATTTCCTTCTCCACCTTTGGAGGAACAGGAGAATATTGCTCGAATTCCATGCTGAAGCTAGCTCTACCCTGGCTTAAGGACCTCAGGTCCGTCGCATAGCCAAAGAGTGACATCAGTGGAGCTTCGGCCCGAATGATTTGGCACCCCGCTCTTGGTACAATGCTGTGAACTTTGCCACGACGCGAATTGAGATCACCAATAACATTTCCTACAAAATCGTCTGGCGTGATGATTTCCAATCGAAAAATTGGTTCCAGGATTTGAGATTTGACTACTCTTAGTGCCTCCCTAAAGGCGTTTGCCGCAGCTACTCGAAAGGCCATCTCCGTGGATTCCTTGTCTCTGAGTTCAGCGGCGTCGAAAACAACGCGAACGTCAACGAGCTGATAGCCAGCAATAACACCAACTTCTGCGGCGTCGCGAGTTCCTTTTTCAACGGCTTGAAGCAGATTTTTTGGAAAATCCTTGGCCATTGAATGAGAGAAAGCAAATCCTTGGCCGCCGTCCTGAGGTTCGATTTTTAGGTGCACCTTGCCGAATTGGTGCTGCCCTCCG encodes:
- a CDS encoding adenylate kinase, giving the protein MNILLFGAPGAGKGTQSALLTSQHGMHHISTGDLFRLAIKAKSSLGMEAKKYMDQGKLVPDTIVVGMVEEEFIRLHGKSFVLDGFPRTVDQAESLEAMLRNHNLFIDRAVFLEIPMTLLMERLTGRRICRSCGAVYHVAAKRPKENGVCDECGGKEIYQREDDKPAVIQTRIEAYEESTRPLKAYYENAGKLCIVNGVGTAAEVFSRIESVLNA
- the secY gene encoding preprotein translocase subunit SecY encodes the protein MSTPQNLAIPAELRKRILFTLGMLAVYRLGVSVPTPGVDGAAVLAFFQSKSGGIFGLFNTFTGGALEKFSIFALGIMPYISASIIFQLLQTAVPFLESLKKEGEHGRKKLNQYTRYGTIALAIVQGYAMASWLSNSNSPGGAPLVMTPLFGLGFLSFKLVTIVTLTAGTCFIMWLGEQITEKGIGNGASLIIFSGIAAGVPNGTVKLWEMVSNGDMSGVVVLALLVGMIAVIAAIVFMEVGQRRIPIQYSQRGGGRQAMQQQASHLPLKVNFSGVIPPIFASSLLMFPATVAQFVDKPWMQNIQQSLTPSGAIYNVVFVGLIVFFCFFYTEIVFNPTEVADNLKKYGGFVPGIRAGKSTADYIKKVLDRLTVSGSAYLSLVCIMPTILASKVSLPFFFGGTSLLILVGVAIDTSQQIQSHLLTAKYEGIMKGVKIRSRRVQY
- the rplO gene encoding 50S ribosomal protein L15, producing the protein MGILGSLRPKRGSTHNSKRIGRGRGSGKGGTATKGHKGQKARTGGTVRRGFEGGQSPMARRLPKFGFTNATFKTVYQVVNLEQLNRFDGDVTPETLKLAGLVGKGLVKILARGDLKKPLTIKAHKVSEKAKAAIESAGGKIEVI
- the rpmD gene encoding 50S ribosomal protein L30, whose translation is MAKAFRVKLKRSLIGTPRDQRDTVRCLGLRKINQEVVVPDNDANRGQIFKVQHLLDVKVEK
- the rpsE gene encoding 30S ribosomal protein S5, translated to MENQGGELQERVVAINRVAKVVKGGRRFSFSALVVTGNGHGEVGFGTGKAGEVPEAIGKASRTAKKALKQVNLKDGRTIPHEVIGTFGAAKVIMIPAAPGTGVIAGGPVRAVLESVGIKDILTKCIGTRNAHNAVRATLDGLLQLLNQRQQ
- a CDS encoding 50S ribosomal protein L18, producing the protein MRIKFRKKTAEKVVKRIKLRARIRKKIIGTAQRPRFAVFKSTRNIYAQLIDDATGAVIVSASTLKVALEKKTKEAKTNKDAAKAVGAEIAKQALAKNIKDVVFDRSGYLYHGRIQALAEAAREAGLNF
- the rplF gene encoding 50S ribosomal protein L6; translated protein: MSRIGRSPVYFESGVQVSVTSKNEVVVKGAKSSLTVPMRNIISAKVDGNQVIFNRVNDEPRSRAFHGLYRALVQNAVTGVSKGWSRELTLNGVGYRAAVSGKLLELNLGYSHPIKYPIPDGIDIKVEKNTTLMVSGPDRGKVGQVAAKIRSFRPPEPYLGKGVKYADEQIRRKAGKSAGKK
- the rpsH gene encoding 30S ribosomal protein S8 produces the protein MDTIGDFLTRIRNAGSAAHEKVDVPSSNMRVGLAQVLQENGYIRSFKVAKDGRQGVMRVYLKYLPNGKHAMGSISRVSRPGRRFYVRSDEIPKVRSGFGLVLLSTNRGIVSGDDAVKMNIGGELLCQIW
- the rplE gene encoding 50S ribosomal protein L5 encodes the protein MKSLEETYKVDISPALQKQLGKKNVMQVPRLSKIVLNVTTGDAVKNPKILDALVEDMTNIAGQRAVITKSKKSIANFKLRENIPLGVRVTLRRERMWAFLERLVHVSIPKVRDFRGLSPRGFDGRGNYNMGLKEQIVFPEIDYDKVDKIRGMNITICTSANNDTEGRALLESLGMPFRKR
- the rplN gene encoding 50S ribosomal protein L14; translated protein: MIQMQSRLRVADNSGAREVQCIKVLGGSKRRYASVGDIVVVSVKEALPNSKVKKGDVAKAVIVRTIHKIRRADGSYIRFDENSAVLINAQKEPVGTRIFGPVARELRAKQFLKIVSLAPEVL
- the rpsQ gene encoding 30S ribosomal protein S17, whose amino-acid sequence is MSGVETQVDTRRRKSEVIGKVVSDKMHKTISVETSRTVRHEKYGKFIRRTSVFKAHDEKNEAKLGDIVRIVESRPISRTKRWKLVDIVERNRNQLAVTV
- the rpmC gene encoding 50S ribosomal protein L29, coding for MKFADIRDLTVEELRKRLGQMRDEHFSLKMKHSLGQVASPVSIRILRRDIARVRTALNIKLAQ
- the rplP gene encoding 50S ribosomal protein L16, which produces MLSPKRVKWRKQFRGRYKGFATRGNDIAFGDFGLMATESGRLSARQLEASRIAISRSVKRGGNMWLRVYPDRPVTKKAAETRMGSGKGNPEYWVAVIKPGRLLFEINGVTREQAAEAFRLAAHKLPFKTRFLARE
- the rplV gene encoding 50S ribosomal protein L22, which translates into the protein MEVKASLRFARVGAQKARLVADEIRGKDLNEAVRILVFMKKKTAGLMKKLIESAVANAENKEVIDVDNLYVKTVYVDEGPSMKRFRPRAQGRAFQVKKKLSHINLILGEK
- the rpsS gene encoding 30S ribosomal protein S19, whose product is MARSVKKGPFIDYHLIKKIEKAVGSGDKRVIKTWSRRSTILPEAVGLTFAVHNGKKFVPVYVNENMIGHKLGEFSATRTFHGHSEKKAQAPVKK
- the rplB gene encoding 50S ribosomal protein L2, whose product is MGMKIFRPRSPGRRNSSGFDFNEITKSYPEKSLLEPLNRKAARNNTGMITMRHKGGGHKRRYRVIDFKRAKENIPATVAAIEYDPNRTCRIALIVYQDGTKSYILAPVGLTVGSLVVSSSDADIKPGNALPLSKIPVGTIIHNVEMRPGKGGQMARGAGAEATLVAKLGKYCQIRLPSGEVRKVLAECKATVGQVGNTDNENLKIGKAGRNRWLGKRPGVRGMAMNPVDHPLGGGEGVGKGHHPVTPWGQPCKGYRTRNNKRTSAMIVKRRYQK
- the rplW gene encoding 50S ribosomal protein L23, which codes for MYHLIKRPIVTEKNSRLNETGVYVFEVDKVSTKAQIRQAVEKAFRVKVDSVRTAVCRGRARRTKLGQGRVQYWKKALVKLSPGQKITLFEGA
- the rplD gene encoding 50S ribosomal protein L4; this encodes MATVEVVNWNRKKVGTVELAPSVFEAPIRKDILHEVVKWQLASRRQGTHKAKTRSEVSGGGKKPFKQKGTGNARQGSSRSPLMPGGGILFGPTPRDYSYTLPKKVKQIGLRSALSFLLKEGRLTVVEDMTSAAGKTNELAKRLKEFGVEKLVLISGHKDEAFSRAARNLPKALYYGPEGLNVFDLLKHDYAIITQDAVSKIAARCGLES
- the rplC gene encoding 50S ribosomal protein L3, which codes for MSDEGEKTNEQEKGKTVKLGGLYAFKLGMSTLFHEGQAVPVTVLEYRPWVVSQLKTKEKDGYEAIQIACTPKRVSRRTKAQAGHLSKSGFENGAQYVREVRQALPEGVEVGQKVDISSLVTGDIIKVTGLSKGRGFAGVVKRWHFAGGPASHGSTTHRRPGSIGNNKEPARVMPGKRMAGHFGNETATTMNMKVVEVIPEKGVLMVKGAVPGARNSIVKLVKV
- the rpsJ gene encoding 30S ribosomal protein S10, which produces MQSQKIRIRLRAFDHKLLDQSTREIVDTARRTGARVAGPIPLPTGINRYTVLRSPHVDKKSREQFEIRTHKRLLDILEPTQQTIDQLMKLDLSAGVDVEIKLSAE